In one Desulfoferula mesophila genomic region, the following are encoded:
- a CDS encoding YajD family HNH nuclease — MSPERDSKWGDLVSEAKRERAQRERSYREQALKLFPHVCGRCGREFSGKRLSELTVHHKDSDHNNNPADGSNWELLCIYCHDNEHQRDAVAQAYEEPAPEQSKGADTTFKAFAGLADLLKDKK, encoded by the coding sequence GTGTCACCTGAGCGGGATTCCAAGTGGGGCGATCTGGTGTCCGAGGCCAAGCGGGAGCGGGCCCAGCGGGAGAGGTCTTACCGGGAGCAGGCCCTGAAGCTGTTCCCCCACGTGTGCGGCCGTTGCGGCCGGGAGTTCAGCGGCAAGCGCCTGAGCGAGCTGACCGTGCACCACAAGGATAGCGACCACAACAACAACCCGGCCGACGGCAGCAACTGGGAGTTGTTGTGCATCTATTGTCACGACAACGAGCACCAACGCGACGCGGTGGCCCAAGCCTACGAGGAACCGGCCCCGGAGCAGTCCAAGGGCGCGGACACCACCTTCAAGGCCTTTGCCGGGTTGGCCGATCTGCTCAAGGACAAGAAGTAG
- a CDS encoding proline--tRNA ligase, translating into MRFSQAFIPTLKETPAEAEVVSHQLMLRAGMIRKLASGVYTWLPLGLRTLRKVERIVREEMDAAGARELLMPGVQPAELWQESGRWEHYGRELLRFKDRHDHDFCLAPTHEEVITDLIRHEVRSYRDMPLNLYQFQTKFRDEVRPRFGVMRSREFIMKDGYSFDPDDESSAASYQAMHQAYSAIFKRLGLNFAVVEADSGAIGGSFSHEFMVLADTGEDAIASCSCGWAANFEKAQVAPPRGEAPQAAAEVVRVDTPGAHTVEEVAAFLKVSPAQVAKTLVYLADGKPVAAMVRGDRQLNEIKLKNLIGATALELAPASVIQEVSGGPVGFTGPVGLNIPVYADQELYAAEALVVGANQGDAHLTGVHLGRDVAGATKADLRIIEPGDPCPRCGKEPTFARGIEVGHIFRLGTKYSQAMGAEYLDAEGQSRPIIMGCYGIGVTRIVAAAIEQGHDDWGIIFPLAIAPYSVAVLPLAIDGEVMETATKLYDDLSAAGVDVLMDDRDLRPGVKFKDADLIGIPLRVVVGAKGLKEGAVELKHRLSGDVDMVPVAEAATRLAQMVRRGGGRSL; encoded by the coding sequence ATGCGCTTCTCTCAGGCATTCATCCCCACCCTCAAGGAAACCCCGGCCGAGGCCGAGGTGGTCAGCCATCAGCTAATGCTGCGCGCGGGCATGATCCGCAAGCTGGCCTCGGGCGTTTACACCTGGCTGCCCCTGGGCCTGCGCACCCTGCGCAAGGTGGAGCGCATCGTGCGCGAGGAGATGGACGCGGCCGGGGCCCGGGAGCTGTTGATGCCCGGCGTGCAGCCCGCCGAGCTGTGGCAGGAATCGGGCCGCTGGGAGCATTACGGCCGGGAGCTGTTGCGCTTCAAGGACCGGCACGACCACGACTTTTGCCTGGCCCCCACCCACGAGGAGGTCATCACCGACCTGATCCGCCACGAGGTGCGCTCCTACCGGGACATGCCGCTGAACCTCTACCAGTTCCAGACCAAGTTCCGCGACGAGGTGCGCCCCCGCTTCGGAGTGATGCGCTCGCGCGAGTTCATCATGAAGGACGGCTACTCCTTTGATCCCGACGACGAGTCCTCGGCGGCCAGCTACCAGGCCATGCACCAGGCCTACAGCGCCATCTTCAAACGCCTGGGGCTGAACTTCGCGGTGGTGGAGGCCGACTCCGGGGCCATCGGCGGCTCCTTCAGTCACGAGTTCATGGTGCTGGCAGACACCGGCGAGGACGCCATCGCCTCATGCTCGTGCGGATGGGCGGCCAACTTCGAAAAGGCCCAGGTGGCCCCGCCCCGGGGCGAGGCGCCCCAGGCCGCAGCCGAGGTAGTTCGGGTGGACACCCCCGGCGCCCACACCGTGGAGGAGGTGGCCGCCTTTCTCAAGGTTAGCCCGGCCCAGGTGGCCAAGACCCTGGTCTACCTGGCCGACGGCAAGCCGGTGGCGGCCATGGTGCGCGGCGACCGCCAACTCAACGAGATCAAGCTCAAAAACCTCATCGGCGCGACCGCGCTGGAGCTGGCCCCCGCTTCGGTGATCCAGGAAGTCAGCGGCGGGCCGGTGGGCTTTACCGGGCCGGTGGGCCTGAACATTCCGGTATACGCCGATCAGGAGCTCTACGCGGCCGAGGCCCTGGTGGTGGGGGCCAACCAGGGCGACGCCCACCTCACCGGAGTGCACCTGGGCCGCGACGTGGCCGGCGCCACCAAGGCGGACCTGCGCATCATCGAGCCCGGCGACCCCTGCCCCCGCTGCGGCAAGGAACCAACCTTTGCCCGGGGCATCGAGGTGGGGCACATCTTCCGCCTGGGCACCAAGTACAGCCAGGCCATGGGGGCCGAATACCTGGACGCCGAGGGCCAGAGCCGCCCCATCATCATGGGCTGCTACGGCATCGGGGTGACCCGCATCGTGGCCGCGGCCATCGAGCAGGGCCACGACGACTGGGGCATCATCTTCCCCCTGGCCATCGCCCCCTACTCCGTTGCGGTGCTGCCCCTAGCCATTGACGGCGAGGTGATGGAGACGGCCACCAAGCTCTACGACGATCTCAGCGCCGCGGGCGTGGACGTGCTCATGGACGACCGCGACCTCAGGCCCGGCGTAAAGTTCAAGGACGCGGACCTCATCGGCATTCCGCTCCGGGTGGTGGTGGGGGCCAAGGGCCTCAAGGAAGGCGCGGTGGAGCTCAAGCACCGCCTAAGCGGCGACGTGGACATGGTCCCCGTGGCCGAGGCGGCGACTCGCCTGGCCCAGATGGTGCGGCGTGGCGGGGGTCGGTCGCTATAG
- the purM gene encoding phosphoribosylformylglycinamidine cyclo-ligase has translation MSQDDRYREAGVDIEKADQFIKNIGKMVKSTHSKQVLGGLGGFSGLFSLAGLAGDDPVLVSSTDGVGTKLKIAFMTDKHDTIGIDMVAMVVNDIVVTGAQPLFLLDYLATGRLELGVAEAVLAGVVQGCRQAGCALLGGETAEMPGMYPDGEYDLAGFAVGLVDRPQIIDGSGVTPGAVVVGLASSGLHSNGFSLVRKIVFEELGLAVTDTAEGLEHSVGHTLLTPTRIYVKPVLAVRDNFDLLAAAHITGGGLLENLPRVLPAGCRAVIDEGSWPVPPVFAWLQNAGGLSQREMTRTFNWGLGMALVVPAEQAAEVIALLQEKGEQAFVVGRIEPRQDGQPLVEVRG, from the coding sequence ATGAGCCAGGACGACCGCTACCGCGAAGCCGGGGTAGACATAGAAAAAGCCGACCAGTTCATCAAAAATATCGGCAAGATGGTCAAATCGACCCACAGCAAACAGGTTCTGGGCGGCCTGGGTGGCTTTTCGGGCCTGTTTTCCCTGGCCGGTTTGGCCGGAGACGACCCGGTGTTGGTTAGCTCCACCGACGGGGTGGGCACTAAGCTCAAGATCGCCTTCATGACCGACAAGCACGACACCATCGGCATCGACATGGTGGCCATGGTGGTCAACGACATCGTGGTCACCGGAGCTCAGCCGCTGTTCCTGCTGGACTACCTGGCCACCGGCCGCCTGGAACTGGGAGTGGCCGAGGCGGTGTTGGCCGGGGTGGTGCAGGGCTGCCGCCAGGCGGGCTGCGCCCTATTGGGCGGCGAGACCGCCGAGATGCCGGGCATGTATCCGGACGGCGAGTACGACCTGGCCGGTTTCGCGGTGGGCCTGGTGGACCGGCCCCAAATCATCGACGGCTCGGGGGTGACCCCCGGCGCAGTGGTGGTGGGGCTGGCCAGCAGCGGCCTGCACTCCAACGGCTTCTCCCTGGTGCGCAAGATCGTGTTCGAGGAGCTGGGCCTGGCGGTGACCGATACCGCCGAGGGCCTGGAGCACAGCGTGGGCCACACCCTGCTCACCCCCACCCGCATCTACGTAAAGCCGGTGCTGGCGGTGCGCGACAACTTCGATCTTTTGGCCGCGGCCCACATCACCGGCGGCGGCCTGCTGGAAAACCTGCCCCGGGTGCTGCCCGCGGGCTGCCGGGCGGTGATCGACGAGGGCTCCTGGCCGGTGCCCCCGGTGTTCGCCTGGCTGCAAAACGCCGGCGGCCTGAGCCAGCGGGAGATGACCCGCACCTTCAACTGGGGCCTGGGCATGGCCCTGGTGGTGCCCGCCGAGCAGGCGGCCGAGGTGATCGCCCTGCTCCAGGAAAAGGGCGAGCAGGCCTTTGTGGTGGGGCGCATCGAGCCCCGCCAGGACGGCCAGCCCCTGGTGGAGGTGCGGGGGTGA
- the ispG gene encoding flavodoxin-dependent (E)-4-hydroxy-3-methylbut-2-enyl-diphosphate synthase, whose protein sequence is MIHTRDKTRRIMVGTVPVGGGAPVAVQSMTNTDTRDPAATLAQIEALAQAGCELVRCAVPDMEAALAFGPITQASPLPVIADVHFDPALAVVALENGAAALRINPGNIGGPSAVARVVDAAQAAGAPIRVGANSGSLPKEVLERCGGPGPAALVEAALGHVRLLEERGFDQIKVSLKSSSVLTTLEACRLWAQRSDYPQHLGVTEAGGLLAGAIKSAVGIGALLLEGIGDTFRVSLTADPVREVEAAWHILRACGLRERGVEIISCPTCGRTEIDLMGLLEKAEPELAKIEAPLTVAIMGCVVNGPGEAKHAQVGLAGGRGQGVIFAHGEVIKKVSEADLLDEFMKEVRRAAQTYSNHNSEQSEQ, encoded by the coding sequence ATGATCCACACCCGCGACAAGACTCGGCGCATCATGGTCGGCACGGTGCCGGTGGGCGGCGGTGCGCCGGTGGCGGTGCAGTCCATGACCAACACCGACACCCGCGACCCGGCGGCCACCCTGGCTCAGATCGAGGCCCTGGCCCAGGCGGGTTGCGAGTTGGTGCGCTGCGCGGTGCCCGATATGGAGGCGGCCCTGGCCTTCGGCCCCATCACCCAGGCCAGCCCCTTGCCGGTAATCGCCGACGTGCACTTCGACCCGGCCTTGGCCGTGGTTGCCCTGGAAAACGGGGCGGCCGCCCTGCGCATCAACCCCGGCAACATCGGCGGCCCCTCGGCGGTGGCCCGGGTGGTGGACGCGGCTCAGGCGGCCGGGGCGCCCATCCGGGTGGGGGCCAACTCCGGCTCCCTGCCCAAAGAGGTGCTGGAGCGCTGCGGCGGTCCCGGCCCGGCGGCCCTGGTGGAGGCGGCCCTGGGCCACGTGCGCCTGTTGGAGGAACGTGGCTTCGACCAGATCAAGGTGAGCCTCAAGTCCTCCAGCGTGCTCACCACCCTGGAGGCCTGCCGCCTCTGGGCCCAGCGCTCGGACTACCCCCAGCATCTGGGAGTCACCGAGGCGGGGGGCCTCTTGGCCGGGGCCATCAAGAGCGCGGTGGGCATCGGGGCCCTGCTTTTGGAGGGCATCGGCGACACCTTCCGGGTGAGCCTAACCGCCGACCCGGTGCGCGAGGTGGAGGCGGCCTGGCACATCCTTAGGGCCTGCGGCCTGCGTGAGCGGGGGGTGGAGATCATCTCTTGCCCCACCTGCGGCCGCACCGAGATCGACCTCATGGGCCTGCTGGAAAAAGCCGAGCCCGAGCTGGCCAAGATCGAGGCCCCGCTCACCGTGGCCATCATGGGCTGCGTGGTCAACGGGCCGGGCGAGGCCAAGCACGCCCAGGTGGGCCTGGCCGGCGGCCGGGGCCAAGGGGTCATCTTCGCCCACGGCGAAGTCATAAAAAAGGTGTCCGAAGCGGACCTTTTGGACGAGTTCATGAAAGAGGTTCGCCGGGCGGCCCAGACATATTCAAACCATAATTCAGAACAAAGCGAGCAGTAG
- a CDS encoding multicopper oxidase domain-containing protein: MRHLPRILLGLLLASLLLCAPAGAAVREYTLTIAKEQVNLTGNPVEAMTVNGGIPGPTLRFVEGDTARIHVRNHMDVNTSIHWHGVLVPPGMDGVPDISFPPIAAGTTFTYEFPIRQSGTYWYHSHTRLQEQRGVYGSIVIEPLHAKHVADREMVVVLSDWTDHDPDYVMHTLKRGSEWFSQAKGSKQSLLGAASLGMLGDYLQREMGRMPPMDISDVAYGRFLANGKPMSQAPAQPGETIRLRIIDGSSTTFFHLEFAGGPLTIIAADGQDVQPLKQQRLLIGVAETYDVLVTVPQGGSFELRATAHDGSSWASLWLDQGTPHPAPTVPRPNLYYTMGQPTLGKVLALTPAGSMGMSDAMVEAGKFDHPGMMGGMGGMDMGHGAAMPGMTGHDSMDMPKAGEAGMKMGDTAAPMKMGAQAAPMKMAHSPSAMAMAPTPPPSGTRWAYDFAFLGGDVASSPSLAHDGVSPERPWPPYAQLKATHSTAFAPDRKVRTIRLTLDGNMERYVWLINNRPLSEQDDILIKQGEVVRFIMINRTMMHHPMHLHGHFFRVINGQGDYAPLKHTVDVTPMSTTVIEFDANEKGDWFFHCHLLYHMKAGMARLVHYQGFTPPPDVMAVRPNLYRESWYPMIEGSLLSNMSEGVASLASTRNVLSLEWEVGWQKVEDTEWELIPTWDYHLNRFTALFIGGDFLGTQSDLDTARGIFGVSYLLPFNVDSRLWVDTDLGGRVELGKVFDLTPRLALYGNWRYDTHEFWEAEAGLSYMITSHLSVVGQWNSDYGWGAGLGFSF, from the coding sequence ATGCGCCACCTGCCCCGCATATTGCTCGGCCTCTTACTGGCCTCCCTACTGCTATGCGCCCCCGCTGGGGCGGCGGTGCGCGAATACACCCTGACCATCGCCAAAGAGCAGGTTAACCTCACCGGCAATCCGGTGGAGGCCATGACCGTCAACGGGGGCATCCCCGGCCCCACTTTGCGCTTTGTGGAAGGCGACACGGCCCGCATCCACGTACGCAACCACATGGACGTGAACACCTCCATCCATTGGCACGGGGTGCTGGTGCCGCCGGGCATGGACGGCGTGCCGGACATCAGCTTCCCGCCCATCGCGGCCGGGACCACCTTTACCTACGAGTTCCCCATCCGCCAGAGCGGCACCTACTGGTACCACTCCCACACCCGCTTGCAGGAGCAGCGCGGGGTCTACGGCTCCATCGTCATCGAGCCGCTTCATGCCAAGCACGTTGCCGATCGGGAGATGGTGGTGGTGCTCTCCGATTGGACCGATCACGACCCCGACTACGTCATGCACACCCTCAAGCGGGGCAGCGAGTGGTTCTCCCAGGCCAAGGGCTCCAAGCAGAGCCTTCTCGGCGCGGCCTCCCTGGGCATGCTGGGCGACTACCTGCAGCGCGAGATGGGGCGCATGCCGCCCATGGACATCTCCGACGTGGCCTACGGTCGCTTCCTGGCCAACGGCAAGCCCATGAGCCAGGCTCCGGCCCAGCCCGGCGAGACCATTCGCTTGCGCATCATCGACGGCTCCTCCACCACCTTCTTTCACCTGGAGTTCGCGGGCGGCCCCCTGACCATCATCGCGGCCGACGGCCAGGACGTGCAGCCGCTCAAGCAGCAGCGCCTGCTCATCGGGGTGGCCGAGACCTACGACGTGCTGGTGACCGTGCCCCAGGGCGGCTCCTTCGAGCTGCGGGCCACGGCCCACGACGGCTCCTCCTGGGCCTCGCTGTGGCTGGACCAGGGCACGCCCCACCCCGCCCCCACGGTGCCTCGGCCCAACCTCTACTACACCATGGGCCAGCCGACCCTGGGCAAGGTGCTGGCCCTGACCCCGGCGGGCAGCATGGGCATGAGCGACGCTATGGTGGAGGCGGGCAAGTTCGATCACCCCGGCATGATGGGCGGAATGGGCGGCATGGACATGGGCCATGGCGCGGCCATGCCCGGCATGACGGGTCACGACAGCATGGACATGCCAAAGGCCGGCGAGGCGGGCATGAAGATGGGCGACACCGCAGCCCCCATGAAGATGGGCGCCCAAGCCGCTCCCATGAAGATGGCTCACTCGCCAAGCGCCATGGCCATGGCCCCTACCCCGCCGCCCAGCGGCACCCGCTGGGCCTATGACTTCGCCTTCCTGGGCGGCGATGTGGCTTCCTCGCCCAGCCTGGCCCACGACGGCGTGTCGCCCGAGCGGCCCTGGCCGCCCTATGCCCAGCTAAAGGCCACCCACTCCACCGCGTTCGCCCCCGACCGCAAGGTGCGCACCATCCGCCTGACCCTGGACGGCAACATGGAGCGCTACGTGTGGCTCATCAACAACCGCCCCCTGTCGGAGCAGGACGACATCCTGATCAAGCAGGGCGAGGTGGTGCGCTTCATCATGATCAACCGCACCATGATGCACCATCCCATGCATCTGCACGGGCACTTCTTCCGGGTGATAAACGGCCAGGGGGATTACGCGCCGCTCAAGCACACCGTGGACGTGACCCCCATGTCCACCACGGTCATCGAGTTCGACGCCAACGAAAAGGGCGACTGGTTTTTCCACTGCCACCTGCTCTACCACATGAAAGCGGGCATGGCCCGGCTGGTGCACTACCAGGGCTTCACCCCGCCGCCGGACGTCATGGCCGTGCGCCCCAACCTGTACCGCGAGTCCTGGTACCCCATGATCGAGGGCTCGCTCTTGAGCAACATGAGCGAGGGCGTGGCCAGCCTGGCCTCCACCCGCAACGTGCTGTCCCTGGAATGGGAGGTGGGCTGGCAAAAGGTGGAGGACACCGAATGGGAGCTGATCCCCACCTGGGACTACCACTTGAACCGCTTCACCGCCTTGTTCATCGGCGGCGACTTTTTGGGGACTCAGAGCGATTTGGACACGGCCCGGGGCATCTTCGGGGTGAGCTATTTGCTCCCCTTCAACGTGGACTCGCGCCTGTGGGTGGATACCGACCTGGGAGGCCGGGTTGAGCTGGGCAAGGTGTTCGACCTCACGCCGCGTCTGGCCCTTTACGGCAATTGGAGATATGATACCCACGAATTTTGGGAGGCCGAGGCGGGCCTCAGCTATATGATCACCAGCCACCTGTCGGTGGTGGGCCAGTGGAACTCGGACTACGGCTGGGGGGCTGGCCTGGGATTCAGCTTCTAG
- the prxU gene encoding thioredoxin-dependent peroxiredoxin (Most members of this family contain a selenocysteine.) yields MPKEKSVGCATPTGGLVGEPQANQPQQSNQPAAPEAPKMMQIGKKAPDFNAPCYYQGKFASVQLSEYLGKWVVLCFYPGDFTFVCATEVSALAAKYQDFQDLGVEVLSMSVDSPFVHKMWQEHELCKIVDGGVPFPMLSDGSGQVGAAFGVYDAEGGVDVRGRFLIDPDGVVQAMEVITPSVGRNVAETLRQIKAFQLVRESGDTKVTPSGWKPGKTVLTPGEDLVGNVWKEWKLEDAFN; encoded by the coding sequence ATGCCCAAAGAAAAATCAGTTGGTTGCGCCACCCCTACCGGTGGTCTGGTGGGAGAGCCCCAAGCAAACCAACCGCAACAATCCAACCAACCCGCGGCTCCGGAGGCCCCTAAAATGATGCAAATCGGTAAAAAGGCCCCTGATTTCAACGCCCCCTGCTATTACCAGGGCAAGTTCGCCTCCGTCCAGTTGAGCGAATACCTGGGCAAGTGGGTGGTGCTTTGCTTCTATCCCGGCGACTTTACCTTTGTCTGCGCCACCGAGGTTTCAGCCTTGGCCGCCAAATACCAAGACTTCCAGGATTTGGGGGTGGAGGTGCTTTCCATGAGCGTGGACTCGCCCTTTGTGCACAAAATGTGGCAGGAGCATGAGCTGTGCAAGATCGTGGACGGCGGCGTGCCTTTCCCCATGCTCAGCGACGGCTCGGGCCAAGTGGGCGCGGCCTTTGGCGTGTATGACGCCGAAGGCGGGGTGGACGTGCGTGGCCGCTTCCTCATCGATCCCGACGGCGTGGTGCAGGCCATGGAGGTGATCACTCCCTCCGTGGGCCGCAACGTTGCCGAGACCCTGCGCCAGATCAAGGCCTTCCAATTGGTGCGCGAGAGCGGCGACACCAAGGTGACCCCCTCCGGCTGGAAGCCCGGCAAGACGGTGCTGACGCCCGGTGAGGATCTGGTGGGCAACGTGTGGAAGGAGTGGAAGCTGGAAGACGCTTTCAACTAG
- a CDS encoding ATP-dependent DNA helicase RecG — translation MQASVTPFDLPLLASSLAALGGVGPVTAQRLAGRGIKTWGDGLFFLPARYQDRRTPTPVAELEEGRLAVVRGRVKGGGLLGKKGKVFRLTLEDSSGLLTCLWFRFKRAHLESFAAGDELFAVGEVSLGQRGEAQMIHPELYRAPDVGPDHPSVGRIVPVYPEVEGVGAGTVRRFMGEMLARSAPLIPDPLAGLLPADLYPLAAGEALSRAHQPPHDAQPLDLDPQEAPWRGALAVNELLYFELGLVLKRRRREASPAQALDPPGALLAGMLKALPFELTPGQREAVELIQGDLAQAHPMGRLLCGDVGTGKTVVAAAAACLAVEAGAQVAVMAPTEVLARQHLATLSRYLEPLGVGVALAVGGGNGADQAARQDAAQGGAQVLVGTHALLGQRLSFANLGLVIIDEQHRFGVHQRMSLAAKARSPHLLVLSATPIPRTLALALAGHLEISDLPQRPQGPHQVATMLLEFAHRKAAVDELARVLERGEQAYVICPLVEASDKIEAQDAVATARNLARYFPQHRVELLHGRMDGPEQQAALARFRAGESQVLVATTVVEVGVDVPEATLMIVLGAERFGLSQLHQLRGRVGRGAKPGRCILVAGPNPGDLAQQRLAVLARTSDGREIAEADLHLRGPGEAMGQRQSGLPPFRVARWEKDAEQVPRLREIIAAWLAEDPELAGEKLAPVKKEAIRRWGRRLGLAGES, via the coding sequence TTGCAAGCCTCGGTGACCCCTTTTGATTTGCCTCTTTTGGCCTCGTCCTTGGCCGCCCTGGGCGGCGTGGGCCCGGTTACGGCCCAGCGCCTGGCCGGGAGGGGCATCAAGACCTGGGGCGACGGGCTGTTCTTTTTGCCAGCCCGCTACCAGGACCGCCGCACCCCCACCCCGGTGGCGGAGTTGGAGGAAGGCCGCCTGGCCGTGGTGCGTGGCCGGGTGAAAGGCGGCGGCCTGTTGGGCAAAAAGGGCAAGGTGTTTCGCCTGACCCTGGAGGATTCTTCCGGCCTGCTCACCTGCTTGTGGTTTCGTTTCAAACGGGCCCATTTGGAGAGTTTCGCTGCCGGTGACGAACTTTTCGCGGTGGGCGAGGTGAGCCTGGGCCAACGGGGCGAGGCCCAGATGATCCACCCCGAGCTGTACCGCGCGCCGGACGTGGGCCCGGACCACCCCTCGGTGGGGCGCATCGTGCCGGTGTATCCCGAAGTGGAAGGGGTGGGCGCGGGCACGGTGCGCCGCTTCATGGGCGAGATGCTGGCACGCAGCGCCCCGCTGATCCCCGACCCCCTGGCCGGGCTGCTGCCCGCCGATCTCTACCCTCTGGCGGCCGGCGAGGCCCTGAGCCGGGCCCACCAGCCGCCCCACGACGCCCAGCCGCTGGACCTGGACCCCCAAGAGGCGCCCTGGCGTGGGGCCCTGGCCGTCAACGAGCTGCTGTACTTCGAGCTGGGCCTGGTGCTCAAGCGCCGCCGCCGGGAGGCCTCGCCGGCCCAGGCCTTGGACCCGCCGGGCGCCCTGTTGGCCGGGATGCTGAAGGCGCTGCCGTTTGAGCTTACCCCCGGCCAGCGCGAGGCGGTGGAGCTGATCCAGGGCGATTTGGCCCAAGCCCACCCCATGGGCCGCCTGCTCTGCGGCGACGTGGGCACCGGCAAGACGGTGGTGGCAGCCGCCGCCGCCTGCCTGGCGGTGGAGGCCGGGGCCCAGGTGGCGGTGATGGCCCCCACCGAGGTGCTGGCCCGCCAGCACCTGGCCACCCTGAGCCGCTATTTGGAGCCCCTGGGGGTCGGCGTGGCCTTGGCCGTGGGCGGGGGCAACGGAGCCGATCAGGCCGCCCGCCAAGACGCCGCCCAGGGCGGAGCCCAGGTCTTGGTGGGCACCCACGCCCTTTTGGGGCAGAGGCTTTCTTTCGCCAACCTGGGCCTGGTGATCATCGACGAGCAGCACCGCTTCGGGGTGCACCAGCGGATGTCCCTGGCCGCCAAGGCCCGGAGCCCCCACTTGCTGGTGCTCTCGGCCACCCCCATTCCCCGCACCCTGGCCCTGGCCCTGGCCGGGCATTTGGAGATCAGCGACCTGCCCCAGCGGCCCCAGGGCCCCCACCAGGTGGCCACCATGCTGCTGGAGTTTGCCCACCGCAAGGCCGCGGTGGACGAGCTGGCCCGGGTGCTGGAGCGGGGTGAGCAGGCCTACGTGATCTGCCCCCTGGTGGAGGCCTCGGACAAGATCGAGGCCCAGGACGCGGTGGCCACGGCCCGCAACCTGGCCCGCTATTTCCCCCAGCATAGGGTGGAGCTGTTGCATGGGCGCATGGACGGCCCGGAACAACAAGCGGCGCTGGCCCGCTTCCGCGCGGGCGAGAGCCAAGTGCTGGTGGCCACCACCGTGGTGGAGGTGGGGGTGGACGTACCCGAGGCCACCTTGATGATCGTGCTGGGAGCCGAGCGCTTCGGCCTGAGCCAGCTGCACCAACTTAGGGGCCGGGTGGGGCGGGGAGCCAAGCCGGGACGCTGCATTTTGGTGGCCGGGCCCAACCCCGGCGACTTGGCCCAGCAGCGCCTGGCCGTGCTGGCCCGCACCAGCGATGGCCGAGAGATCGCCGAGGCGGATTTGCATTTGCGCGGGCCGGGCGAGGCCATGGGCCAGCGCCAGTCCGGCCTGCCGCCCTTCCGGGTGGCCCGCTGGGAAAAGGACGCCGAGCAGGTGCCCCGGCTGCGGGAGATCATCGCCGCATGGCTGGCCGAAGACCCGGAGCTGGCCGGTGAGAAATTGGCTCCGGTGAAAAAAGAGGCCATCCGTCGCTGGGGTCGACGGCTGGGATTGGCAGGGGAAAGCTAA
- a CDS encoding endonuclease/exonuclease/phosphatase family protein, whose protein sequence is MAYTPDLTIVQEARKVKTTGLPDIWRGPSPNNGISVIPGDDVRVEFCHQKENVLWSIIPLEISGKQDFHALGVWTRKEHGYMNSLKTALTSYRDFLSAAPCVVLGDFNCSAIWDNSAAGFSPLANILEGDLGLKSAYHSFYGEQYGEETRPTFYFRWSASKPFHIDYCFVPSDWNILSVEVGSYDGWALLSDHRPLIIDVDM, encoded by the coding sequence ATGGCATACACGCCGGACCTGACTATCGTCCAAGAGGCGCGTAAGGTAAAGACCACGGGCCTACCAGATATTTGGCGCGGACCGTCCCCCAACAATGGAATTTCTGTAATACCAGGAGACGATGTCAGGGTGGAGTTTTGCCACCAAAAGGAAAATGTTCTGTGGTCGATCATCCCGTTGGAAATTTCAGGAAAGCAAGATTTCCATGCCCTCGGGGTTTGGACCAGAAAAGAACATGGCTACATGAATTCCTTAAAAACCGCTCTCACCTCGTATCGAGATTTTCTATCTGCGGCTCCCTGTGTGGTGCTGGGCGATTTTAATTGCAGCGCCATTTGGGATAATAGTGCGGCAGGTTTCAGTCCTTTGGCAAACATATTGGAAGGGGACTTAGGCCTAAAGAGCGCCTATCACTCTTTCTATGGCGAGCAATATGGAGAGGAAACAAGGCCGACCTTTTATTTTCGTTGGAGTGCCTCCAAGCCATTCCATATCGATTACTGTTTTGTTCCCTCCGACTGGAACATTCTTTCCGTCGAAGTTGGATCATACGATGGTTGGGCATTATTGAGCGACCACAGGCCGCTCATTATAGACGTGGATATGTGA
- a CDS encoding DUF523 domain-containing protein, producing the protein MILVSACLMGHRVRYDGRHSRCDQVRGLLAGEPVLALCPEVLGGLGTPRPPARFVGACFGREGEDLLAGRARLVNDQGRDVSLAFAQGARVAAELCARHGVRLALLKDRSPSCGWDPEGVNPQGGPGQGVLAALLRQMGITVREVRSGARGERR; encoded by the coding sequence GTGATCCTGGTCTCCGCCTGCCTCATGGGCCACCGGGTGCGCTACGACGGCCGCCACAGCCGCTGTGACCAGGTGCGGGGCTTGCTGGCCGGTGAGCCGGTGCTGGCCCTGTGCCCCGAGGTGTTGGGCGGCCTGGGCACCCCCCGGCCCCCGGCCCGCTTCGTGGGGGCCTGCTTCGGCCGCGAGGGGGAAGACCTCTTGGCGGGCCGAGCCCGGTTGGTCAACGACCAGGGCCGGGACGTGAGCCTGGCTTTTGCCCAGGGGGCGCGCGTGGCCGCCGAACTGTGCGCCCGCCACGGGGTGCGCCTGGCCCTCTTGAAAGACCGCTCGCCCTCCTGCGGTTGGGACCCTGAAGGGGTCAATCCCCAGGGCGGGCCGGGCCAGGGCGTGTTGGCCGCCTTGCTCAGACAAATGGGCATAACCGTGCGCGAGGTCCGCTCCGGGGCCCGGGGCGAGAGGCGCTAA